The Lichenihabitans psoromatis genome contains a region encoding:
- a CDS encoding creatininase family protein: MSVFQTKIWTELTWADFHAADMSEVIAVLPVAAVEQHGPHLPVGVDSFIMAGYLERIVARVPDDLPALFLPIQTVGKSDEHIEFPGTLTLSPETAIRAWTEIGESIHRAGVRKLVIANSHGGNVSSIDIIARDLRVRLGMLVVGASMHRFGYPDDLYSAGERAHGIHAGEVETSLMMAFRPDLVRHDKLRDFVPDSIAIEAEFARLRVTQPIGFGWMAQDVSPAGAMGNAAAGSPEKGEASAAFGAAAFVELLRDVQRFDLARLRQGPLKSGESAARSA, encoded by the coding sequence ATGAGCGTCTTTCAAACCAAGATCTGGACAGAGCTGACCTGGGCGGATTTTCACGCCGCCGACATGAGCGAGGTCATCGCGGTTCTACCGGTCGCTGCTGTCGAGCAGCATGGGCCGCATCTGCCCGTCGGCGTCGATAGTTTCATCATGGCGGGCTATCTCGAGCGCATTGTCGCTCGCGTTCCGGATGATCTGCCGGCCTTGTTCCTCCCGATTCAGACCGTGGGCAAATCCGACGAGCATATCGAATTTCCGGGAACCTTGACGCTTTCGCCCGAGACGGCGATCCGGGCCTGGACGGAGATCGGCGAGAGCATCCACCGGGCGGGTGTGCGAAAGCTCGTGATCGCCAATTCGCATGGCGGCAACGTTTCGTCGATCGACATCATCGCGCGCGACCTGCGGGTGCGGCTCGGGATGCTTGTGGTCGGGGCTTCTATGCATCGGTTCGGCTATCCGGACGACCTCTATTCGGCCGGTGAACGCGCTCATGGCATTCACGCCGGCGAGGTCGAAACCTCGCTCATGATGGCGTTTCGGCCGGACCTCGTGCGGCATGACAAGCTGCGCGATTTCGTGCCGGACAGTATCGCGATCGAGGCCGAGTTCGCCCGTTTGCGCGTTACGCAGCCGATCGGGTTCGGCTGGATGGCGCAGGACGTGTCACCGGCAGGCGCCATGGGCAATGCTGCGGCAGGATCGCCGGAAAAGGGCGAAGCCAGCGCTGCTTTTGGGGCTGCGGCCTTTGTCGAATTGCTGCGCGATGTCCAGCGGTTCGATCTGGCGCGTTTGCGCCAAGGTCCGCTGAAGTCTGGCGAGTCGGCCGCACGATCGGCTTGA
- a CDS encoding RidA family protein → MLRPLAPTTIHPPFARYAHGIEVPPGARLVFCSGQLGIDASATIPPGAFEQAILCFRAIEAILGEAGMTLDHLVRLNAYVTGREHLPAYMAARDSLLSGPPPASTLMIVSGFARPEFLVEVEAVAAQ, encoded by the coding sequence ATGCTTCGCCCCCTCGCGCCGACCACCATTCACCCGCCCTTCGCCCGCTACGCCCATGGCATCGAGGTCCCGCCCGGCGCGCGGCTGGTGTTCTGCTCGGGCCAGCTTGGCATCGACGCCTCGGCCACGATCCCGCCCGGCGCTTTCGAGCAGGCGATCCTCTGCTTTCGCGCCATCGAGGCGATCTTAGGTGAAGCCGGTATGACGCTCGATCACCTGGTTCGGCTCAATGCCTACGTGACCGGGCGTGAGCATCTCCCGGCCTATATGGCGGCGCGCGACAGCCTGCTGTCCGGTCCGCCGCCGGCCTCGACCTTGATGATCGTCTCGGGCTTCGCTCGACCGGAGTTTTTGGTCGAAGTCGAGGCCGTCGCGGCGCAGTAG
- a CDS encoding ABC transporter substrate-binding protein, translating into MAWVNRLATLTLVIGGLAPTGAFALDKVTFGTNWLAEAEHGGFYQAIVDGTYAKYGLDVTLLPGGPQVDREILLPSGKLDFYVGGNMLQAYSAVEQHVPIVVVAGFFQKEPQCILSHPGVGLDTFESLKTAPIFIGKEGLTSFYRWMVSQYGFSEDMVKPYTYNTAPFIADKKSAQQGYATSEPYAVETQGGFKPNVFLLADNGFSTYSTTIETRSDLVEKNPDLVQRFVDASAIGWYNYLYGDPAKANEAIKKDNPDITDKELGFARDTLKRDGIVDSGGSLQDGIGAMSDARQKDFFDKMVKAGVTSPDIDYKKSYTLQFVNKKVGLDLRPKN; encoded by the coding sequence ATGGCGTGGGTAAACCGACTGGCCACATTGACCCTTGTGATCGGTGGCCTCGCGCCAACCGGTGCTTTCGCGCTCGATAAGGTGACGTTCGGCACCAACTGGTTGGCCGAGGCCGAGCACGGCGGCTTCTATCAAGCCATCGTCGATGGCACCTACGCCAAATACGGTCTCGACGTGACCTTGCTGCCGGGCGGCCCGCAGGTCGACCGTGAAATCCTTCTGCCCAGCGGCAAGCTCGACTTCTATGTCGGCGGCAACATGCTGCAGGCCTATTCGGCGGTCGAGCAACACGTGCCGATCGTGGTGGTGGCCGGCTTCTTCCAAAAGGAGCCGCAGTGCATCCTCTCGCACCCGGGTGTCGGGCTCGACACGTTCGAGTCGCTCAAGACCGCGCCGATCTTCATCGGCAAGGAAGGGCTGACGTCCTTCTATCGCTGGATGGTGTCGCAATACGGCTTCTCGGAAGATATGGTGAAGCCCTATACCTACAATACGGCGCCGTTCATCGCCGACAAAAAGTCGGCCCAGCAGGGCTATGCGACGTCGGAACCCTATGCGGTCGAAACCCAAGGCGGCTTCAAGCCGAATGTTTTCCTGCTGGCCGACAACGGGTTCAGCACGTATTCGACTACGATCGAGACGCGAAGCGACCTCGTCGAGAAGAACCCAGATCTCGTGCAGCGTTTCGTCGATGCCTCGGCGATCGGCTGGTATAATTATCTTTACGGAGATCCGGCCAAAGCCAACGAGGCGATCAAGAAAGACAATCCCGACATCACCGACAAGGAGTTGGGTTTCGCCCGCGATACGCTGAAGCGCGACGGCATCGTCGACTCGGGAGGGTCGCTGCAAGATGGCATCGGCGCAATGTCGGATGCGCGCCAAAAGGACTTCTTCGACAAGATGGTGAAGGCAGGCGTGACCAGCCCCGACATCGATTACAAGAAGTCCTACACGCTGCAATTCGTGAACAAGAAAGTCGGGCTCGATCTTCGCCCGAAGAACTAA
- a CDS encoding ABC transporter ATP-binding protein: protein MALSTSSPAGGTAPLVSLRNVSKTFANGTVALSKLDLDIREGEFVSLIGPSGCGKSTALRIVAGLTAPSSGTMQQTGDQSEIGFVFQEPTLMPWASVFDNVWLPLRLRGVSRSAASPAITEALSLVGLSGFINSYPRELSGGMKMRVSIARALVIKPRLLLMDEPFAALDEITRFRLNNDLIRLKTDLGTTVVFVTHSVYESVYLSSRIVVMASRPGRAIDDIVVEAPAERTEDFRSTPIYVETCRAASLSLHSAMAAEDHL, encoded by the coding sequence ATGGCGCTCTCAACATCCTCACCCGCCGGCGGCACGGCCCCTCTCGTGTCGCTTCGCAATGTTTCGAAGACATTTGCCAACGGGACGGTCGCGCTGAGCAAGCTCGACCTCGACATCCGTGAGGGAGAGTTCGTCTCCCTCATCGGCCCGTCCGGCTGTGGAAAATCGACGGCTTTGCGGATCGTCGCCGGATTGACGGCTCCGTCATCTGGGACGATGCAGCAGACGGGTGATCAGTCGGAGATCGGCTTCGTGTTTCAGGAGCCGACGCTGATGCCTTGGGCCAGCGTCTTCGACAATGTGTGGCTGCCGCTGCGGCTGCGCGGCGTCTCGCGCAGCGCGGCCTCGCCCGCCATCACCGAGGCGCTCTCGCTCGTCGGGCTATCGGGATTCATAAACAGCTATCCGCGTGAGCTCTCAGGCGGCATGAAGATGCGGGTCTCGATTGCGCGAGCATTGGTCATCAAGCCTCGTCTGCTGCTGATGGACGAGCCCTTCGCGGCGCTGGACGAGATCACCCGGTTCCGGCTTAACAACGATCTGATCCGCCTGAAAACCGACCTCGGCACCACGGTCGTGTTCGTCACGCATTCGGTCTATGAGAGCGTCTATCTGTCGAGCCGCATCGTCGTGATGGCGTCGCGCCCCGGCCGTGCCATCGACGATATCGTGGTCGAGGCGCCTGCCGAACGCACGGAGGATTTCCGCTCGACGCCGATCTATGTCGAGACGTGTCGGGCAGCCTCGCTGTCGTTGCACAGTGCCATGGCGGCGGAGGATCATCTGTGA
- a CDS encoding ABC transporter permease has translation MDPVSDQMDLAEPNASRARYRLAPHHFIDYVLPCVIFLLALAGWEAVVRVQNIPAYILPAPSLIATTLVKDWGVLSVSLLVTLRTTFLALGLAVVGSVGLAMIFAQSKWIERSFFPFAVILQVTPVVAIAPLLLIYLTPQIAVLVCAFLVAFFPILSNTALGLASADHNLLELMELYRASRWQQLLRLRLPSALPYFLGGLRIGGGLALIGAIVAEIAAGSAGQGSGLAFRIVEAGFRLNIPRMFAALVLISLTGILIYVMFTLLSYLLLRRWHDSARQKGH, from the coding sequence ATCGATCCTGTGTCGGACCAGATGGACCTCGCGGAGCCGAATGCGTCACGCGCGCGCTATCGCCTCGCGCCCCATCATTTCATCGACTACGTCCTGCCATGCGTCATCTTCCTGCTGGCCCTCGCTGGATGGGAAGCGGTCGTGCGGGTGCAGAATATCCCAGCCTACATCCTGCCGGCCCCGAGCCTCATCGCCACGACGCTGGTCAAGGATTGGGGCGTGCTCTCGGTGTCGCTGCTGGTCACGCTGCGGACGACGTTTCTGGCACTCGGCCTCGCGGTGGTCGGCAGCGTCGGGCTCGCCATGATCTTCGCTCAATCGAAATGGATCGAGCGATCGTTCTTTCCGTTCGCGGTCATCCTGCAAGTCACGCCAGTCGTGGCGATCGCGCCGCTTTTATTGATCTATCTGACGCCGCAGATTGCCGTGCTGGTCTGCGCGTTCCTCGTGGCGTTCTTTCCCATCCTGTCCAATACGGCGCTGGGGCTTGCCTCCGCCGACCACAATCTGCTCGAATTGATGGAGCTCTACCGCGCCTCGCGCTGGCAGCAGCTGCTGCGGCTGCGATTGCCCTCGGCCCTGCCCTATTTTCTCGGCGGCTTGCGGATCGGCGGCGGATTGGCGTTGATCGGTGCCATCGTGGCCGAAATCGCGGCCGGTTCGGCTGGACAAGGGTCGGGGCTCGCCTTTCGCATCGTCGAGGCTGGGTTTCGCCTCAACATTCCGCGCATGTTCGCGGCTTTGGTGCTGATCTCGCTGACCGGCATCCTGATCTACGTGATGTTTACGCTGCTCAGCTATCTATTGCTGCGCCGCTGGCACGATAGCGCGCGCCAAAAGGGGCATTGA
- a CDS encoding cytosine deaminase, with translation MSATFRLPASARTWTIADARVPTALLEPTIGGDVSRTPDLAIADHDGLVAVDIAIVDGRIDRISSAGALPATGPVLQRPGLVLPCFVDAHTHLDKGHIWPRAPNPDGSFEGALATVPVDRAAHWTANDVATRMEFSLRTAYAHGTRAIRTHLDSALGQTRISWPVFAETRERWRGRIELQASPLFGIDLALDDAHMRDIADMVGEFGHCLGAVTYPGPALRPGLDRLFRLAADRGFELDFHADETNDPAVNTLAMIAETALAFGFPHRILVGHCCSLALMDPDTMRRTIDLVARAGLSVVSLPLCNMYLQDRDKLERTPRWRGVTAIKELRAAGVPVMIASDNTRDPFYAYGDLDMLEVWREGTRIAHLDHPVGPWADIIAATPATALGLDRPGRIRVGDPADLVILPARSLSELLARPRQDRIVIRSGRPIDTALPAYAQLDHLEGLAP, from the coding sequence ATGAGCGCCACATTCCGGCTGCCTGCCTCGGCCCGAACCTGGACCATCGCGGATGCTCGGGTCCCGACCGCCTTGCTGGAGCCGACGATCGGCGGAGACGTAAGCCGCACGCCCGACCTTGCCATCGCCGACCATGATGGCCTCGTCGCCGTCGACATCGCAATCGTGGACGGCCGCATCGACAGGATCTCCTCAGCTGGCGCCTTGCCGGCCACGGGACCGGTCCTGCAGCGTCCCGGCCTCGTGCTGCCCTGCTTCGTCGACGCGCATACTCATCTCGACAAGGGTCATATCTGGCCGCGCGCGCCAAATCCGGACGGCTCGTTCGAGGGCGCGCTCGCCACCGTCCCGGTCGATCGCGCCGCGCATTGGACCGCCAACGACGTCGCGACCCGCATGGAATTTTCGCTGCGGACTGCCTACGCGCATGGCACGCGAGCTATCCGCACCCATCTCGATAGCGCCCTGGGACAGACCCGGATCTCGTGGCCGGTCTTCGCCGAAACGCGGGAGCGATGGCGCGGGCGTATCGAGTTGCAGGCTTCGCCGCTGTTCGGCATCGACCTCGCGCTCGACGACGCGCATATGCGCGACATCGCCGACATGGTGGGTGAGTTCGGCCATTGCCTCGGTGCGGTCACCTACCCCGGCCCGGCGCTCCGTCCGGGGCTCGATCGTCTGTTCCGTCTCGCGGCCGACCGCGGGTTCGAACTCGATTTCCATGCCGACGAGACCAATGATCCCGCCGTCAACACATTGGCGATGATTGCCGAAACCGCGCTGGCGTTCGGCTTTCCGCACCGCATCCTCGTCGGCCATTGCTGCTCGCTGGCGTTGATGGATCCCGACACCATGCGGCGAACCATCGATCTCGTGGCCCGCGCCGGATTGTCCGTGGTGTCGCTCCCCCTCTGCAATATGTATTTGCAGGATCGTGACAAACTGGAGCGCACGCCGCGGTGGCGCGGGGTGACGGCCATCAAGGAATTGCGGGCGGCCGGTGTGCCCGTGATGATCGCGAGCGACAACACACGCGACCCGTTCTACGCCTATGGCGACCTCGACATGCTGGAAGTTTGGCGCGAAGGAACGCGCATCGCCCATCTCGATCATCCGGTCGGACCCTGGGCCGACATCATCGCGGCGACACCCGCCACGGCGCTTGGGCTCGATCGTCCCGGACGGATCAGGGTCGGCGATCCGGCCGACCTCGTCATTCTCCCGGCCCGCAGCCTGTCCGAACTCCTGGCGCGCCCCCGCCAGGACCGGATCGTCATTCGGAGCGGGCGACCGATCGACACCGCCCTGCCCGCTTACGCGCAACTCGACCATCTCGAAGGTTTGGCGCCTTGA